TGGGCGTGTCGGTGATTTTTCCCGGATTGAAAATGCCTTTTGGATCCCAAATCTTTTTGATCTCTTTAACTACCTCATAGTTTTTCTCACCGATCTGTTCTTTGATGAACTCCCCTCTCAGACGTCCATCACCATGTTCGCCACTGAGTGATCCTTTATATTTTTTGACTAATCGAGAGATTTCTTCTGCCACGACTCTAAACATGCGGTGACCTTCTTCGGTCTTCATATTGAGCACAGGTCTCAAATGCAACTCTCCAGAACCGGCATGCGCATAATGTACACAGCTCAGGTTATATTTTTTCAGCGTTTCGTTGAATTCACGGATGTATTCTGGCAAATCCTGAACATCCACAGCAGTGTCTTCTATCACTGGCTGGGCTTTGGCATCTCCGGGGATGTTGGCCAGCAAACCGAGTCCCGCTTTTCTAAGAGTCCATATTTTTCCGATGTCTCCACCTTTCAACACAGGGTAGTGGTAGCCCAGCTTTTCTTTTTTCAGCTCCGCAATCATTGCCTCGCACTTTTTGTCAAGGGCCTCATCATGTTCAGCAGCTAATTCTACTACCAGAATAGCTCCTGGGTCACCTTCTACGAAAAAGCGATTTTTCTGCTGCTCGATGTTCTCTTTCGTGCATTCCAGGATGATGTTGTCGATTAGCTCACTGGCATGAGGTTCATATTTAATCCCTACTAGGTTGGCAAGTAGCGATTCATGTATGTCGTTACAATGGATACAAACCAGTGCCTTGTCCTTGGGAGGTAGGGGAAGTGTATTGACTTTGATTTCGGTAATGAAAAGCAAGGTGCCTTCCGAACCGGCGATCAGCTTACAGAAATTAAATTCTTCTCCTTGAGGCTCGAAGGGTTGGTTGATGGCCAATAGGTCAACCGCATATCCTGTGTTTCTTCTTGGGATACTGGGTTTTGGAAATTCCTTGGCTATTTCAGCTCGCACTTCTTCTGGTTGCAACAGATCGTGGATTTGCTTGTATATCTGCCCTTCTAGACTGCTTTCTTCTTTCTTTTGATTGAATTCCTCCTGGGTCAAAGTACCGAAAGTCACTTCGCTACCATCAGATAAAAAACCAGTCACTTCCAACAAATGTTCTCTGGCACTACCGTAAACGACCGAGTTAGAGCCACAAGAATTGTTTCCAACCATACCCCCAATCATGGCTCGGTTGGCAGTAGATGTCTCTGGGCCATAAAACATGCCTTCAGATTTGATGTGTCGGTTCAAATCATCGCGAATGACGCCTGGTTGTAGCCTGACCCAGTTTTCCTCTGGATTTACTTCGAGTATTTGATTGAAATACTTAGATACATCCACGACTATTCCTGCGCCAACCACCTGTCCGGCCAATGAGGTGCCAGCAGTTCTTGGAATCAGTGAGGTATTGTTTTCATTAGCAAATTGGATCAGCTGAAGAATGTCTGACTTGTCTTTTGGCATAGCTACCGCAAGAGGAAGTTCTCTATAAGCGGAGGCATCCGTGGCGTACACAGTTCTTAACGTTTCGTCCCAAAATAAATCTCCATTCAGCTGTTCAGCCAACTTCTCCAATGCTTTTTCCATGGCGGCAAAAATATGACATTAGGGTTAATCTTGATAATTTCCTTATGACAAAACCAAAAGATATGTCGATATGTTGAGGATATCGAAATAATCACTGCTATTGACAATGATTTTATCAAAATTATATCTGAGTGGCAAGCAGGAAGATGAGGTGATCTAAGAAGAAATATACGGACTAGTCTTAATTCTGAGGAGATTGCTTTTAATTTGATTCAAATTATGAAAAAGGAAGAGGTATCACATTTGAGTAACTGGCAACAGAAGATCCATGAGATTATTTTTGGATACGAAACTGCGGGCGGCAAACTGTTCGATGTTTTTTTGCTGATAGCCATTTTGATGAGTGTGATGGAAGTGATGCTGGAGAGCGTTCCCGAGATCGATGCTCGATTTGATTATGAGCTGAAGGTAGTTGAATGGATTTTCACCTTTCTTTTTTCGCTAGAGTATATAGCCAGGATTATCTCTTCTCCGAGACCTATACAATACATATTCAGTTTCATGGGTATCATCGATTTGTTGTCGTTGATTCCTACTTATTTAGGAATATTTATTGATGGGACACATGCGCTTTCCGTCATCAGGTCGATACGTTTGATTCGTGTTTTCAGGATTTTGAAATTGACGCACTTCATGGGTGGAGCTCAGCAGTTGGGATCCGCACTTTGGAGTAGCAGACACAAAATCATCGTTTTTCTAGG
This is a stretch of genomic DNA from Reichenbachiella ulvae. It encodes these proteins:
- a CDS encoding FAD-binding and (Fe-S)-binding domain-containing protein; this translates as MEKALEKLAEQLNGDLFWDETLRTVYATDASAYRELPLAVAMPKDKSDILQLIQFANENNTSLIPRTAGTSLAGQVVGAGIVVDVSKYFNQILEVNPEENWVRLQPGVIRDDLNRHIKSEGMFYGPETSTANRAMIGGMVGNNSCGSNSVVYGSAREHLLEVTGFLSDGSEVTFGTLTQEEFNQKKEESSLEGQIYKQIHDLLQPEEVRAEIAKEFPKPSIPRRNTGYAVDLLAINQPFEPQGEEFNFCKLIAGSEGTLLFITEIKVNTLPLPPKDKALVCIHCNDIHESLLANLVGIKYEPHASELIDNIILECTKENIEQQKNRFFVEGDPGAILVVELAAEHDEALDKKCEAMIAELKKEKLGYHYPVLKGGDIGKIWTLRKAGLGLLANIPGDAKAQPVIEDTAVDVQDLPEYIREFNETLKKYNLSCVHYAHAGSGELHLRPVLNMKTEEGHRMFRVVAEEISRLVKKYKGSLSGEHGDGRLRGEFIKEQIGEKNYEVVKEIKKIWDPKGIFNPGKITDTPKMDECLRYEPNQPDPEIKTYFNWDKSQGVLRAAELCNGSGDCRKSEGSGGTMCPSYMATRNEKDTTRARANILREVLTHSDKINKFDSEKIKEVLDLCLSCKGCKSECPSNVDMARLKAEFEQQYYDANGMPLSKRMMGEYALNMKLASMVPWAYNAIFKGSLTGKIGKSLMGVHENRSMPLMPGTTMESWFKKNRSKLKNQKSDKKLYLFFDEFTNYLDAEIGITAIKLLDALGYQVIHPELEQSGRALISKGMVKKAKKYANINIEKLHGTISTAEPLVGLEPSTILTLRDEYPDLCNSDLISKAKEVADACLTLEEFIVREVRRGSIDPSQFTTEGKKLKVHGHCHQKALSSLKTLEETLSIPANYEVEMIPSGCCGMAGSFGYEKEHFDTSMKVGELVLFPAVRNADKETIISAPGTSCRHQIKDGTGKHALHPVEVLYSALIK
- a CDS encoding ion transporter; translated protein: MKKEEVSHLSNWQQKIHEIIFGYETAGGKLFDVFLLIAILMSVMEVMLESVPEIDARFDYELKVVEWIFTFLFSLEYIARIISSPRPIQYIFSFMGIIDLLSLIPTYLGIFIDGTHALSVIRSIRLIRVFRILKLTHFMGGAQQLGSALWSSRHKIIVFLGTVLCLVVIIGTLMYMLEGGKNGFTSIPKSIYWSIVTITTVGYGDIAPATWMGQTLASALMIIGYAIIAVPTGIVTNEIIRGENVRNAAVCHNCGTRGLPSHSNYCLNCGSQIKFSDQK